The proteins below come from a single Carnobacterium divergens DSM 20623 genomic window:
- a CDS encoding amino acid ABC transporter permease, with protein sequence MRDIQWRAIFNPELALDSLPFVLTGLGYTVFIAVFSMIVGLILGFFLALMRMSSIKVLNFIARLYISFMRGTPMIVFLFLLYFGLPFIGIQFSAITAALIGFSLNSSAYIAEIFRACLNSIDKGQWEASYALGLTHFFIMRKIILPQALRTAVGPLSNVLLDLIKGTSLAAMITVPEIFQQAKIVGGREFDYMTMYILVALIYWGICSLFSVIQVVLEKKFSEYT encoded by the coding sequence ATGAGGGACATTCAATGGAGAGCTATTTTTAATCCTGAATTAGCGTTAGATAGTTTACCCTTTGTTTTAACAGGATTAGGTTATACGGTGTTCATTGCGGTTTTTAGCATGATTGTAGGCTTGATTTTGGGATTCTTTTTAGCGCTGATGCGAATGTCTTCTATTAAAGTGCTAAATTTTATCGCGAGGCTTTACATTTCTTTTATGCGAGGAACACCCATGATTGTTTTTTTATTTCTATTGTATTTTGGGTTGCCTTTCATTGGAATTCAATTTTCAGCGATTACAGCAGCATTAATTGGTTTTAGTTTGAATAGTTCAGCGTATATTGCTGAGATTTTTAGAGCCTGTTTAAATAGTATCGATAAAGGGCAATGGGAAGCGTCCTATGCATTAGGGTTAACGCATTTTTTCATTATGCGTAAGATTATCCTTCCACAAGCGCTAAGAACAGCCGTAGGACCTCTAAGCAATGTTTTATTGGACTTGATTAAGGGAACCTCATTAGCAGCGATGATTACAGTACCGGAGATTTTTCAACAAGCTAAAATTGTTGGTGGACGAGAGTTTGATTATATGACAATGTATATTTTAGTCGCATTGATTTACTGGGGAATATGTAGTTTATTTTCAGTGATTCAAGTTGTTTTGGAAAAGAAATTTTCTGAATATACGTAA